A DNA window from Eikenella exigua contains the following coding sequences:
- the waaA gene encoding lipid IV(A) 3-deoxy-D-manno-octulosonic acid transferase: MLPALYRLLTRLLGRPLARHLLAKRSRRSPAYLLHQGERFGEPLDNPVQHAIWVHAVSVGETRAAVPLVQALRRRFPDAPLLLTQMTPTGRATAESLFPDAQCRYLPYDHPAWTAAFLAQHKPRFGIIMETEIWPNLLAACRAANLPVFLANARLSEQSAQGYRRWPSLFAPALQSFRRVLAQTEADAERLRSIGAENVLVCGNTKYDIAPPAAMRELAAAFKQRIGSRPVVVCASTRFHQNQDEALLLLQEWRQYQGDALLVIVPRHPERFDAVAEGAAALGLRVQRRSDEAAVRPDTQVWLGDSMGELFTYYLAADMAFVGGSLVDTGCQNIIEPIACGKPALFGYSTYNFAAACAGALAAGAALQVATPAEWYAAVQRWLANPAERECFSAQAAGFIQAHQGASERIAEAICMALEEAA; the protein is encoded by the coding sequence ATGCTCCCCGCCCTCTACCGCCTGCTCACCCGCCTCCTCGGCCGCCCGCTGGCCCGCCACCTGCTCGCCAAGCGCAGCCGCCGCTCCCCCGCCTATCTGCTGCATCAAGGCGAGCGTTTCGGCGAGCCGCTGGATAATCCTGTGCAGCACGCCATTTGGGTGCACGCCGTGTCCGTGGGCGAAACCCGCGCCGCCGTGCCGCTGGTGCAGGCTTTGCGCCGCCGTTTTCCCGATGCCCCGCTGCTGCTCACGCAAATGACGCCCACCGGCCGCGCCACCGCCGAGAGCCTGTTTCCCGATGCCCAATGCCGCTATCTGCCCTACGATCACCCGGCTTGGACAGCCGCCTTCCTCGCCCAGCATAAGCCGCGTTTCGGCATCATCATGGAAACCGAAATCTGGCCGAACCTGCTGGCCGCATGCCGCGCGGCCAATCTGCCCGTATTCCTGGCCAACGCCCGCCTCTCCGAGCAATCCGCGCAGGGCTATCGACGCTGGCCGTCCCTGTTCGCCCCCGCCCTGCAATCCTTCCGCCGCGTGCTCGCCCAAACCGAAGCCGATGCCGAGCGCCTGCGCAGCATCGGCGCGGAAAACGTGCTGGTGTGCGGCAACACGAAATACGACATCGCCCCGCCCGCAGCCATGCGCGAGCTGGCCGCGGCATTTAAGCAACGCATCGGCAGCCGCCCCGTTGTGGTGTGCGCCAGCACGCGGTTTCATCAAAACCAAGACGAAGCGCTGCTGCTGCTGCAAGAGTGGCGGCAGTATCAAGGCGATGCGCTTTTAGTAATCGTGCCGCGCCATCCCGAGCGCTTCGATGCCGTGGCCGAAGGCGCGGCTGCACTCGGCCTGCGCGTGCAGCGGCGCAGCGACGAAGCCGCCGTGCGCCCCGACACGCAAGTGTGGCTGGGCGACAGCATGGGCGAGCTGTTCACCTACTATCTGGCCGCCGATATGGCCTTTGTGGGCGGCAGCCTGGTGGACACCGGCTGCCAAAACATCATCGAACCCATCGCATGCGGCAAGCCTGCCCTATTTGGCTATTCCACCTACAACTTCGCCGCCGCCTGCGCGGGCGCATTGGCCGCAGGCGCCGCGCTTCAGGTCGCCACCCCCGCCGAATGGTATGCCGCCGTGCAACGCTGGCTGGCCAACCCCGCTGAACGCGAATGCTTCTCCGCCCAAGCCGCCGGCTTTATCCAAGCGCACCAAGGCGCTAGCGAGCGGATCGCCGAAGCCATATGCATGGCATTGGAAGAGGCTGCCTGA
- a CDS encoding RidA family protein has translation MTICHHLPTARYSEAVIANGFVFLSGQVPANPEADIEAQTADVLAQIDRILADCGSDKAHICEAVIYLPDMADYAGMNRVWDAWVAPGKAPARACVQAALADAGWKVEIKITALQRTA, from the coding sequence ATGACTATCTGCCACCATCTCCCCACCGCACGCTATTCTGAAGCTGTGATAGCCAACGGTTTCGTTTTCCTCTCTGGCCAAGTACCTGCCAACCCCGAAGCCGATATCGAAGCGCAAACCGCCGATGTGCTTGCGCAAATCGACCGGATTCTGGCCGACTGCGGCTCAGACAAGGCACATATCTGCGAAGCGGTAATCTATTTGCCCGATATGGCTGACTACGCGGGCATGAACCGTGTTTGGGATGCCTGGGTAGCCCCTGGCAAAGCCCCCGCCCGCGCCTGCGTACAAGCCGCATTAGCAGATGCAGGCTGGAAAGTGGAAATCAAGATTACGGCTTTGCAGCGCACGGCATGA
- the lptF gene encoding LPS export ABC transporter permease LptF — translation MVYQRKFIKEVSQTAVGVFVLLLATLVVVQAVKLLGGAAGGKVAADAVATLVAFWTVALMPIVLILTAYISALTVFSRYWRDSEMTVWLSSGLSLYGWIKPLMAFAVPFALLTALVSMLVMPWADARSHEFAEVLKQRQDTSMVRPGVFQEFGSSTPRVYFVEKFDAGSGDAANLFIREQNAQGRDTLITAERGRFAEAGNKRTLELFNGRRYSGTPGMADYDEVSFERLHLVVGTAPKLVQRDIHRRTVPTAKLWGNTNPELRGELMWRITMPVSVLILALLALPLSYMDNRSGRSYSLLIAIGMFLLYQNGLTLVRDGISSGKIPLWPGLIVPHLLMLMLAVLLLRVRSQPSRPFWQALRLALGGKPA, via the coding sequence ATGGTTTATCAAAGAAAATTTATTAAAGAAGTGTCGCAAACGGCGGTGGGCGTATTCGTACTGCTCTTGGCTACGCTGGTGGTGGTGCAGGCGGTGAAACTGTTGGGCGGTGCAGCCGGCGGCAAGGTGGCGGCGGATGCAGTGGCCACGCTGGTGGCGTTTTGGACGGTGGCGCTGATGCCCATCGTGCTCATCCTCACGGCCTACATCAGCGCGCTCACGGTATTTTCCCGCTATTGGCGCGACAGCGAAATGACGGTTTGGCTTTCTTCCGGCCTCTCCCTCTACGGCTGGATTAAGCCGCTGATGGCTTTTGCCGTGCCTTTCGCCCTGCTCACGGCGCTGGTGTCGATGCTGGTGATGCCGTGGGCGGATGCGCGTAGCCACGAGTTTGCCGAGGTGCTAAAGCAGCGGCAGGATACTTCCATGGTGCGCCCGGGGGTGTTTCAGGAATTCGGCAGCAGCACACCGCGCGTGTATTTTGTGGAAAAATTCGATGCGGGCAGTGGTGATGCAGCCAATCTGTTTATCCGCGAGCAAAACGCGCAGGGGCGCGACACGCTGATTACCGCCGAGCGCGGCCGTTTTGCCGAAGCAGGCAATAAGCGTACGCTGGAATTGTTTAACGGCCGCCGCTACAGCGGCACACCCGGCATGGCGGATTACGACGAAGTATCGTTTGAGCGGCTGCATTTGGTGGTGGGCACCGCGCCCAAGCTGGTGCAGCGCGATATTCACCGCCGTACCGTGCCCACCGCCAAACTGTGGGGCAATACCAACCCAGAGTTGCGCGGCGAATTAATGTGGCGTATCACCATGCCGGTGAGTGTGCTGATTTTGGCGCTGTTGGCGCTACCACTTTCATATATGGATAACCGCAGCGGCCGCAGCTACAGCCTCTTAATCGCCATCGGCATGTTTCTGCTCTATCAGAACGGCCTCACGCTGGTGCGCGATGGCATCAGCAGCGGCAAGATTCCGCTGTGGCCGGGTTTGATTGTGCCGCATCTCTTGATGCTGATGCTAGCCGTATTACTGCTGCGTGTACGCAGCCAGCCTTCACGGCCATTTTGGCAGGCCTTGCGCCTGGCCTTAGGAGGCAAGCCGGCATGA
- the lptG gene encoding LPS export ABC transporter permease LptG, with the protein MKLLTRYLIRRLGTATLYALLALVALFSFFEVINAVDDVGNGNYTVLTLILYVGMRLFGHMYTLLPLAVLIGCLAALSQLASASEWTVIRTSGAPLKRIIATVASVGLLAGLLGVALGEWVAPYMEQRAERLRLYAVQQTVSLGSSGLWFRQGSDNINVREMLPDGRLLGIRIYRYNQHAALESAWQADEGRVNGNDTWTLKQVARTHIAAERTQTERLASAEWPSDVGVELLGVLLVNADQMSARSLKMYIDHLQSNGQQTAAYATAWWRKLLYPLICTVMALVALAFTPQSSRHGNIGVRLFLGICLGLAFHFAGLLSGYVAQLSSMPPFGAAILPGTVFAVVAVWLIRRQEVR; encoded by the coding sequence ATGAAACTGCTCACCCGTTATCTGATCCGCCGTTTGGGCACGGCCACGCTGTATGCGCTCTTGGCCTTAGTGGCGCTGTTTTCGTTTTTTGAAGTGATTAATGCCGTGGACGACGTGGGCAACGGCAACTACACCGTGCTCACCCTGATTCTGTATGTGGGCATGCGCCTGTTCGGGCATATGTATACCCTGCTGCCACTGGCTGTGCTCATCGGCTGCCTGGCCGCCTTGAGCCAGCTCGCCTCCGCCAGCGAATGGACGGTTATCCGCACCAGCGGCGCTCCGCTCAAGCGCATCATTGCCACTGTGGCTTCGGTGGGCTTGCTGGCCGGGCTGCTCGGCGTGGCTTTGGGCGAATGGGTTGCCCCCTATATGGAGCAACGCGCCGAACGGCTGCGTCTGTACGCCGTGCAGCAAACCGTGAGCCTGGGTAGCAGCGGCCTGTGGTTTCGGCAGGGCAGCGACAACATCAACGTGCGTGAAATGCTGCCCGACGGCCGCCTGCTGGGCATCCGCATCTACCGCTACAACCAACACGCTGCGCTGGAATCCGCCTGGCAGGCAGACGAAGGCCGCGTAAACGGCAACGACACTTGGACGCTCAAACAGGTGGCGCGCACCCATATTGCCGCCGAGCGCACCCAAACCGAACGGCTTGCCAGCGCCGAATGGCCAAGCGATGTGGGCGTGGAGCTGCTCGGCGTACTTTTGGTAAACGCCGACCAAATGTCGGCCCGCAGCTTGAAAATGTATATCGACCACCTGCAAAGCAACGGCCAGCAAACCGCCGCCTATGCCACCGCCTGGTGGCGCAAACTGCTCTACCCGCTGATTTGCACGGTAATGGCCTTGGTGGCTCTTGCTTTCACCCCGCAAAGCTCGCGCCACGGCAACATCGGCGTGCGCCTGTTCCTCGGCATCTGCCTGGGCCTCGCCTTCCACTTCGCCGGCCTGCTATCCGGCTACGTTGCCCAACTCTCCAGCATGCCGCCCTTCGGTGCCGCCATCCTGCCTGGCACGGTGTTTGCCGTTGTCGCCGTCTGGCTGATTAGGCGGCAGGAAGTGCGCTGA
- a CDS encoding riboflavin synthase, with protein sequence MFTGIVQGLGEVLAVDQRAPDFRSHTVRLPEGADADLRVGASVAHNGCCLTITRIHENGAADFDLMGETLAKTNLGALQPGDKVNIERAARFGDEIGGHSMSGHITATAEISRIEPHGLNRTVWFRLPENLKGYVFSKGFIGLDGCSLTIGTVTDSEFNVHLIPETLSRTLFGSRQAGERVNVEIDPQTQVIVDTVARILAERAKA encoded by the coding sequence ATGTTTACAGGAATCGTACAAGGCTTGGGTGAAGTACTGGCCGTGGATCAGCGTGCGCCCGATTTCCGCAGCCACACCGTGCGCCTGCCCGAGGGCGCGGATGCCGATTTGCGTGTGGGCGCATCGGTGGCGCACAACGGCTGCTGCCTCACCATTACCCGCATACACGAAAACGGCGCAGCGGATTTCGACCTGATGGGCGAAACGCTGGCCAAAACCAATTTGGGCGCATTGCAGCCGGGCGACAAGGTAAACATCGAGCGTGCCGCCCGCTTCGGTGACGAAATCGGCGGCCACAGCATGAGCGGCCACATCACGGCCACCGCCGAAATCAGCCGCATCGAACCCCACGGCTTGAACCGTACCGTGTGGTTTAGGCTACCTGAAAATCTGAAAGGTTATGTATTTTCAAAAGGATTCATAGGTTTGGATGGTTGCAGCCTCACCATCGGCACGGTAACCGACAGCGAATTTAATGTCCACCTAATCCCCGAAACCTTGAGCCGCACGCTGTTTGGCAGCCGCCAGGCGGGCGAGCGGGTGAATGTGGAAATCGATCCGCAAACGCAGGTGATTGTAGACACCGTGGCGCGGATTCTGGCGGAGAGGGCAAAGGCATGA
- a CDS encoding lysophospholipid acyltransferase family protein: MMPLPPQVPRRGGGISRRVAAALLRLLGWRIAGSVPDVAKCVVVAVPHTSNFDGLYVLPAMLALDLKMSIFGKKSLFAVPGLAAFLRWAGVMPLDRERAGGVVDEAVAAFHRSEQLFLGISPEGTRYAAPKWKSGYWRIARGAGVPVLPVAIDYGRREVRFLPLFTPTDDMVADHAALAALFRGIEPRHKKRLSLPLRENQT, from the coding sequence ATGATGCCGCTTCCGCCGCAAGTGCCGCGCCGGGGCGGCGGAATCAGCCGCCGTGTGGCGGCCGCTTTGCTCCGGCTGTTGGGCTGGCGCATAGCCGGCAGCGTGCCGGATGTGGCCAAATGCGTGGTGGTGGCTGTGCCGCACACGTCGAATTTCGACGGGCTGTATGTGCTGCCCGCCATGCTGGCCTTAGATTTGAAAATGAGCATCTTCGGCAAGAAAAGCCTATTTGCCGTGCCCGGCTTGGCAGCGTTTTTGCGCTGGGCTGGCGTGATGCCGCTGGATAGAGAGCGCGCCGGCGGCGTGGTGGACGAGGCCGTGGCCGCCTTCCACCGCAGCGAGCAGCTGTTTCTCGGCATTTCGCCGGAAGGCACGCGCTACGCCGCGCCCAAATGGAAAAGCGGCTACTGGCGGATTGCCCGCGGCGCCGGTGTGCCGGTATTGCCGGTGGCGATCGACTACGGGCGGCGCGAAGTGCGCTTCCTGCCGCTGTTTACCCCCACCGATGATATGGTCGCCGACCACGCCGCCCTGGCCGCGCTGTTTCGCGGTATCGAGCCGCGCCATAAGAAGCGTTTGTCTCTACCTCTGCGTGAAAACCAAACTTAG
- a CDS encoding RNA methyltransferase, producing the protein MTDTPTVPDDLRHIHVVLTRTSHPSNIGAAARAMKTMGLSRLTLVAPNLMATPMTPEPPTFDAAQAATFRLPEESFILASGARDVLEQARIVATLDEALADTVLSCALTSRRRELSAPLHTPRELVPELLQAAQQGFQVALVFGNETFGLNIDEVQRCNRLLTISGNPAYFSLNLAQAVQVVCYEIFSQTGIGMSQLQQAHTPATQSQTRGMVDHLEQIIEQTGFANRRNQERMMRRLHSLFDRASPSREDIDLLRGLWNRILQQLRD; encoded by the coding sequence ATGACAGACACCCCCACCGTTCCCGATGATCTGCGCCACATTCATGTGGTGCTCACCCGCACCAGTCATCCTAGCAACATCGGCGCCGCTGCCCGCGCTATGAAAACCATGGGCTTGAGCCGCCTCACCCTGGTCGCGCCCAACCTGATGGCCACGCCGATGACCCCCGAGCCGCCCACTTTCGATGCCGCCCAGGCTGCCACGTTCCGGCTGCCGGAAGAAAGCTTCATCCTCGCTTCCGGCGCGCGCGACGTGCTGGAACAGGCGCGAATTGTGGCCACCCTGGACGAAGCGCTGGCCGACACCGTATTGAGCTGTGCCCTCACCAGCCGCCGCCGCGAACTCTCCGCCCCGCTACACACCCCGCGCGAACTCGTGCCCGAGCTATTACAGGCCGCGCAGCAAGGGTTTCAGGTAGCCCTCGTATTCGGCAACGAAACCTTCGGCCTGAACATCGACGAAGTGCAGCGCTGCAACCGCCTGCTCACCATCAGCGGCAATCCCGCCTATTTCTCGCTCAACCTCGCCCAGGCCGTGCAAGTGGTGTGCTACGAAATTTTCAGCCAAACCGGCATCGGCATGAGCCAGCTGCAACAGGCACACACGCCCGCTACACAAAGCCAAACACGCGGCATGGTGGACCACTTGGAGCAAATCATTGAGCAAACCGGCTTTGCCAACCGCCGCAACCAAGAACGCATGATGCGCCGCCTGCACAGCCTCTTCGACCGCGCCTCCCCCAGCCGCGAAGACATCGACCTGCTGCGCGGCCTGTGGAACAGGATTTTGCAGCAGCTGAGGGATTAA
- the sodA gene encoding superoxide dismutase [Mn]: MAYQLPELPYAYDALEPHFDTQTMEIHHSKHHQAYVNNANAVLAKLPEWEKLSAEELIARLAELPENVRTPLRNNAGGHANHSLFWQILKTGTTLQGKLKAAIERDFGSVEAFQAEFEKAAATRFGSGWAWLVYENGKLKAVSTANQDSPLMGQAVSGVSGYPIIGLDVWEHAYYLKFQNRRPDYIKAFWQVVNWDEAARRFESVAA; this comes from the coding sequence ATGGCATACCAACTGCCCGAACTACCCTATGCTTATGACGCGCTGGAGCCACATTTCGATACGCAAACCATGGAAATCCACCACAGCAAGCACCATCAGGCCTATGTAAATAATGCCAATGCCGTGTTGGCCAAACTGCCCGAGTGGGAAAAACTGTCCGCCGAAGAGCTGATTGCCCGCCTTGCCGAGCTGCCCGAAAACGTGCGTACTCCTCTGCGTAACAATGCCGGTGGTCACGCCAACCACAGCCTGTTTTGGCAAATCCTGAAAACCGGTACCACTCTGCAAGGCAAGCTCAAAGCCGCCATCGAGCGTGATTTCGGCAGCGTGGAAGCTTTCCAGGCCGAGTTTGAAAAAGCTGCTGCTACCCGTTTTGGCTCTGGTTGGGCTTGGCTGGTATATGAAAACGGCAAGCTCAAAGCCGTTTCCACTGCCAACCAAGACTCCCCGCTGATGGGACAGGCCGTATCCGGTGTGTCCGGCTACCCGATTATCGGCTTGGATGTGTGGGAACACGCCTACTACCTGAAATTCCAAAACCGTCGCCCCGACTACATCAAAGCCTTCTGGCAAGTAGTAAACTGGGACGAAGCCGCCCGCCGTTTTGAAAGCGTGGCTGCTTAA
- a CDS encoding tyrosine-type recombinase/integrase, with protein MPLNDRQIKNAKPTGTGKKAKLFDGGRLYLEVTPAGGKIFRWKYRIDGKEKTLTIGKYPAVSLSEARQAAENAHRLLSGGQDPAAAKQQEKQERKAAALNTFEALARRWHADNLHRWKPNHAERIMRYFETDVFPLIGEIPIDSITVGQIKQVLDRITARGVSNTAEKVREWIGAVFDYAAMLEVTDRNPARALRKYIAKQPPKNRAALPREELMEFYCRLILAEIEPANKIALLLLMLVFVRNTELRGGQWAEVDFAAAQWIIPAERMKMKRSHTVPLSDWALELLRELQDLTGNTSYLFPSRTKQNGHISENTLGKIMNGMGYKGIATPHGFRSLASSILNEQGYNPDAIERQLAHEESNRIRAAYNRAEYLAERREMMQWYSDYLRERYRQAQALIATDWAT; from the coding sequence ATGCCCCTGAACGACCGCCAAATCAAGAACGCGAAACCTACCGGCACAGGAAAGAAAGCCAAGCTATTTGACGGCGGCCGCCTGTATCTGGAAGTTACCCCGGCAGGCGGTAAAATCTTCCGCTGGAAATACCGTATCGACGGTAAAGAAAAAACGCTGACTATCGGCAAGTATCCTGCCGTTTCCCTATCCGAAGCCCGGCAAGCTGCCGAAAACGCCCACCGTCTGCTGTCAGGCGGGCAAGACCCCGCTGCCGCCAAGCAACAGGAAAAACAAGAGCGAAAAGCCGCCGCCCTAAATACCTTTGAAGCCCTTGCCCGCCGCTGGCACGCCGACAATCTGCACCGCTGGAAGCCAAACCATGCAGAGCGCATCATGCGTTATTTTGAAACCGACGTTTTCCCGCTGATTGGAGAAATACCGATAGACAGCATCACGGTAGGGCAAATCAAACAAGTCTTAGACCGCATCACAGCGCGGGGCGTGAGCAACACCGCCGAAAAAGTAAGGGAATGGATAGGCGCAGTTTTCGATTATGCGGCCATGCTGGAAGTAACCGACCGCAACCCCGCCCGTGCATTGCGCAAATACATTGCCAAGCAACCGCCCAAAAACCGAGCAGCCCTGCCGCGTGAAGAACTGATGGAGTTTTACTGCCGCCTGATACTGGCCGAGATTGAACCGGCAAATAAAATCGCCCTATTGCTGCTGATGCTGGTGTTTGTACGTAATACCGAACTACGCGGCGGACAATGGGCAGAAGTGGATTTTGCCGCAGCGCAATGGATTATTCCCGCCGAGCGCATGAAGATGAAACGCAGCCATACCGTGCCGCTTTCCGATTGGGCGCTAGAGCTGTTGCGGGAGCTGCAAGACTTAACCGGCAATACCTCCTATCTATTCCCCAGCCGTACCAAACAAAACGGCCATATCAGCGAAAACACCCTAGGCAAAATCATGAACGGCATGGGCTATAAGGGCATTGCCACACCGCACGGCTTCCGCAGTTTGGCAAGCAGCATCCTGAACGAACAGGGCTACAACCCAGATGCCATAGAACGCCAGTTAGCGCATGAAGAAAGCAACCGGATTAGAGCCGCCTACAACCGGGCGGAGTATCTGGCCGAGCGGCGGGAGATGATGCAATGGTATTCAGACTATCTGCGGGAGCGATACCGCCAAGCCCAAGCCTTGATTGCAACAGATTGGGCTACCTGA
- a CDS encoding HNH endonuclease, translated as MTNKAMQSKRKSITKKLRFEVLKRDSFTCQYCGKAAPDVVLEIPYRYLHNTALYGIRLD; from the coding sequence ATGACAAATAAAGCCATGCAAAGCAAGCGCAAATCGATAACAAAAAAACTTAGGTTTGAAGTTTTAAAGCGAGATTCCTTTACTTGTCAGTATTGTGGCAAAGCCGCCCCTGATGTGGTGTTGGAAATACCTTATCGCTATCTGCACAATACGGCGTTATACGGCATTAGGCTGGATTAA
- a CDS encoding YegP family protein, whose product MYFEMYRDARNEWRWRLKAGNHEIIAVSSEGYASKQSCSHSIDLVKSTTANTQVKEV is encoded by the coding sequence ATGTATTTTGAAATGTATAGAGATGCCCGTAATGAATGGCGCTGGCGGTTAAAAGCCGGTAATCATGAAATCATTGCCGTCAGCTCCGAAGGCTACGCATCCAAACAAAGTTGTTCCCATTCGATAGACTTAGTTAAATCCACTACTGCTAACACCCAGGTTAAAGAAGTGTGA
- a CDS encoding CII family transcriptional regulator produces MITKSHKVQATVLRMLADKSQHEIALMLGVDDATVSRWKSDECGLLKAARMIAACGGKVVDEDAVVVNAEEHRLMCRISAEYFGRRADR; encoded by the coding sequence GTGATAACAAAATCCCATAAGGTGCAAGCTACTGTTTTGAGAATGCTTGCGGATAAATCACAGCACGAAATAGCGCTGATGCTTGGTGTGGATGATGCCACCGTGAGCCGTTGGAAGTCTGACGAATGCGGGCTATTGAAGGCGGCGCGAATGATTGCTGCCTGCGGCGGCAAGGTAGTGGATGAAGATGCTGTGGTTGTGAACGCCGAAGAACATCGGCTGATGTGCCGTATCTCGGCTGAATATTTTGGCCGCCGGGCGGATAGATGA
- a CDS encoding helix-turn-helix domain-containing protein, with protein sequence MNAEQVITKLGGSAEVARLMGYSKHLGTQRVNNWKKRGIPAKVRLERPDLFPRVAG encoded by the coding sequence ATGAATGCTGAACAAGTAATTACTAAGCTAGGCGGTTCTGCGGAAGTCGCCCGGCTGATGGGCTACTCGAAGCATCTCGGCACGCAGCGCGTGAATAACTGGAAAAAGCGCGGTATCCCGGCCAAGGTACGGCTGGAACGTCCTGATTTGTTTCCGAGAGTGGCAGGCTAG
- a CDS encoding LexA family transcriptional regulator, giving the protein MDKTMERLYAAAKELHGIDKQAEIARMLNASSQTVKNWETRGISKKGLLDIQKIMGISPEWLNSGEGEMRYTAQRQNEITGIHRPALWSSKDPLPEEDYTFAPYLKETEFCGGNGSFEIPDYNGFRLPFGKSTLHRKGIRPDNVFCCALTGDSMEERIADGAAIAVDIGDNTIKDGKIYAFRHDDLFRVKYLSRLPGGRVKIKSHNEAVYPEEEASLEGIQVIGRVFWWSVLD; this is encoded by the coding sequence ATGGATAAAACAATGGAACGGCTGTATGCAGCAGCCAAAGAACTGCATGGAATAGACAAGCAGGCAGAGATTGCCCGCATGCTCAACGCCTCTTCCCAAACTGTGAAAAATTGGGAAACGCGCGGCATTTCAAAGAAAGGGTTGCTTGATATTCAAAAAATTATGGGCATATCGCCCGAATGGTTGAATAGTGGAGAAGGGGAGATGCGGTATACAGCTCAACGCCAAAACGAGATAACCGGCATCCACCGCCCGGCGCTATGGAGCAGCAAAGACCCGCTGCCCGAAGAAGATTACACCTTCGCCCCCTACCTCAAAGAAACGGAGTTTTGCGGCGGCAATGGTTCGTTTGAAATCCCGGATTACAACGGCTTCCGCCTGCCGTTCGGCAAGTCCACCCTGCACCGCAAAGGCATCCGGCCTGATAACGTGTTTTGCTGCGCCCTTACCGGCGACAGCATGGAAGAGCGCATAGCTGACGGAGCGGCCATTGCCGTTGATATTGGCGACAACACCATCAAAGACGGCAAAATCTACGCCTTCCGCCATGACGACCTGTTCCGCGTGAAATACCTCAGCCGCCTACCCGGTGGCCGCGTGAAAATCAAAAGCCATAACGAGGCCGTCTATCCTGAGGAGGAAGCCAGCTTAGAAGGCATCCAAGTCATAGGCCGCGTGTTCTGGTGGAGCGTGTTGGATTGA
- a CDS encoding SDH family Clp fold serine proteinase: protein MAIYAPSYCKSSGTLLAIAANNLIIGNQGELGPLDIQLQKRDEIFEQSSGLDIFKAVNFLEDRALMELRKYMIDIKAGTGITTKLSAEIATKLTDSIIKPIACQIDPIKIGEHQRAIGIAQEYGFRLNEMTHALQPDALNRLVGGYPSHGFVIDRKEAAELFLEVFAPCDTMIAIFKQIETTIIRNISNN, encoded by the coding sequence GTGGCAATTTATGCACCCAGTTATTGCAAGAGTTCAGGTACGTTATTGGCTATTGCCGCCAATAATTTGATTATCGGCAACCAAGGGGAACTTGGACCACTCGATATCCAACTTCAAAAACGAGATGAAATTTTTGAACAAAGCTCCGGCTTGGATATTTTTAAGGCAGTAAATTTTCTTGAAGATAGAGCGTTGATGGAACTGCGTAAGTACATGATTGACATCAAAGCCGGAACAGGTATTACAACCAAGCTTTCTGCCGAGATTGCAACAAAACTTACCGACTCCATTATCAAGCCGATTGCCTGCCAAATCGACCCCATTAAAATAGGAGAGCATCAGCGAGCCATCGGGATAGCCCAAGAATACGGGTTCAGGCTGAATGAGATGACGCACGCATTACAACCGGATGCACTAAACCGCTTGGTTGGTGGCTACCCGTCTCATGGCTTTGTGATTGACCGCAAAGAAGCTGCTGAATTGTTCCTAGAAGTTTTTGCCCCATGTGATACAATGATTGCAATATTCAAGCAGATAGAAACGACAATTATCAGAAATATCAGTAATAATTAG
- a CDS encoding STAS-like domain-containing protein — protein MERIIHLPRGSLAYRRAAIPIRDQIIKAFENPAVSRIIIDLQGVDVISGSFADESIAILVKIYGWDKVKNKLRLRNGNGITERNIAEAILIRRQAEDAEQHQEMMQHAFA, from the coding sequence ATGGAAAGAATTATCCACTTGCCAAGAGGCAGTCTTGCTTACCGCCGAGCTGCCATCCCAATCCGAGACCAAATTATTAAAGCTTTTGAGAACCCAGCCGTTAGCAGAATTATAATTGACCTGCAAGGTGTTGATGTTATCTCTGGCTCTTTTGCTGATGAAAGCATTGCCATCTTGGTAAAAATCTACGGATGGGACAAGGTTAAAAATAAACTCCGCTTGCGAAACGGAAACGGCATTACAGAAAGGAACATTGCCGAAGCTATCCTAATTCGTAGGCAAGCGGAGGACGCTGAACAGCATCAAGAAATGATGCAGCACGCTTTCGCTTAA